TGCTTCTCCTGGTAGCGCTTGAACACGGCCGTAAAGAACTGGTAGTTGGCCTCGCCATGGGGCACATGGTAGGTGCCACCCAGCGGATAGGACAGCGCGTGGACCGCGCCCACACCCGTGTTGCCGAAGGCGATGCCCGCAAAGTTGCTGGCGATGAGCATGTCCTCCAGCCGCTCGTACCGATACTCGGGGCCCTGCTCGATGATCCGGCCAAACACATCCAGAATCAGTTCGATGGCCGCCTTGCAGTAGAGCTTCGTGTAGGGATTCGACTTCGGGGAGACGTAGGATTCCACCGCGTGGATGAAGGCATCGATGGCGCTGTAGACGTAGAACTTGAAGGGCAGGCCCTTGAGCAGCTCAGGGATGATCACGGCTTCGTCAGCCAGGATCGCGTCATCGGCCAGGCCCATCTTGGTGTGCTTGGAGGTGATCTCGGCGATGGAGAGGTTGGTGACTTCACTGCCCGTACCGCAGGTGGTGGGCACGATGACCAGCTGCTTGGCCTTCACGATGGGGATGCTGCGCTCAAACGCCTGCACCACATCCTCCAGGCCATCCAGCACGAAGAGCTTGGCGATGTCGATGACCGTGCCACCGCCAATGGCGATCACGCGGTCGTACACCTGGCCTTTCACGTCGCCCAGGATGCTGTTCATCATCACATCGGAGGGCTCGCCCGCGCCGTAGTGCTCCTGCATGACGAAGTGGCAGCGGAGGTCCAGCGCCTTCATGAAGGGGGCATGGAGGAACTCATGGGTGATGACGAGATCCCGCTCCGAGAGCTTGAATTCCTGGGCGAAGGCCGCGAAGGTATCGAAGCGGCTCAGGCGGGTTTTGAGAGAGAAAAGCTGCATGTCAAACTCCGGCGGGCGCGGCAGCGGGGGCGAAGCGGCGGTGGAACTCCTCCATCAGGCTTTCCCGGAAGTCGGGATGCGCGATGGCGATGAGGTTCAGCGCCCGCTGGCGCAGGGTGAGGCCCTTGAGGGGGGCGATGCCGTACTCAGTGACGATGTAATCCACATCGTTGCGGGAGGTCGATACCGCCGCGCCATGGGCCAGGAAGGGCACGATGCGCGAGACCTTGCCGCCCGCCGCGGTGGCGGGGGTGGCGATGATGGACTTGCCGCCTTCCGCCATGCTGACGCCGCGCACGAAATCCACCTGGCCGCCGACGCCGCTGAACTGCTTGAGGCCGATGGATTCCGAGGCCACCTGGCCCATGAGATCCACCTCGATGCAGGAGTTGATGGAGACCATCTTGTGGTTCTGCATCACCACGCAGGGGTGGTTCACGTGGTTGACGGGGTACATCTTCACGAGGGGGTTGTTGTTCACGAAATCGTAGAGGCGCTGGCTGCCCATGAGGAAGGTGGCGACCAGCTCGCCCTGGTGCAGGCTCTTCTGGCGGCCATTCACCACACCCAGTTCCACCAGGTCGATGAGGCCATCGGAGAACATCTCGGAATGGATGCCCAGATCCTTCTTGTCCTTGAGGAACATGAGCACGGCGTCGGGGATGGCGCCGATGCCCAGCTGCAGGGTGGAGCCATCCTCCACCAGGGACGCGACGTACTCGCCCAGCTTCTTTTCCGTCTCGCCGATCTTCGGCAGAGGCAGCTCGAGGATGGGAACGGAGGTTTCCACGATGTGGGTGAGCTTGGAGACGTGGATGAGGTTGTCGCCACCGATGTAGGGCATGCGGTCGTTGGCTTCGGCGATGACGACCTTGGCCAGCTCGGCGGCGGGTTTGGTGTAGTCGCAGGACACGCCGAAGCTGCAGAAGCCGTTCTCATCGGGGCGGCTCACCTGGATGAGGGCCACGTCCACGGGCAGCTGCTTCTGGAAGAGCTTGGGGAACTCGTGGAAGAAGCAGGGGGTGTAGTCGCCCCGGCCCTCTTCCACGGCCTTGCGGTTGTTGGCGCCCACGAAGATGCCGTTGAAGCGGAAGTGCTCCTCCATCCCTTCACCGAGGTAGCCGCCGTCCCCCAGGCAGAGCATGTGGACCATCTCCACGCCCTGGTAGCGCTCCTTCTGGGCCACCATGGCCTTGAGGAGTTGCTGGGGGGCGCCGGCGGCGTGGCCCACCACCACCCGCTGGCCGCTCTGGATGGCCCGCACGGCCTCTTCGGCGCTGGTGAGCTTGCTCTGGTAGATGCTCTGCCAATCCATGACTTCTCCTCCCGCCCCCGGATGGGGCAGCCTGCTTGCCGTGCTGTGGGGGTGCCCCCGCTTGTCTGGTGAACCGGGCGCCCCGGCCTACTTCTGCTCCTTCAACTTCGCAATCTTCTTGGCCAGCGCCTTCTTGAGCTCAAGGTTCGACTGGCGGGCGATCATGATGCGCTGGGCCTGCGGGGAACCCGCGCCGTGCATGGATTCGGTGCGGTAGCCCACGGCCGCGGTGCCCAACGTGATGTTCTCGATGAGCCGCAGCACGCGCAGGCGGTTCTCAGTGCTCACGCTGGCGACGCCCTTCAGATACTTCTTCACGTAGGGGCCCAGCTTGGCGTCGCGGCAATCGGCCTCGGAAGGCATGGTCACCATGAGGCCGCCGGCGATGTCTTCGGCCAGGCGGGCGATCTCATAGGGGAAGCGGGTGACGTTCTGCTTGCAGACGTTGGCCAGCAGGTTGTCGATCTGGTAGTTGCCGGCGGCGGTCTTGCAGCCCTCGGCGGAGCAGGCGATGCCGCAGGCGTAGAGGGTCTCATTGAGATGGGTCATCTCGATGAGCTTGTCCTTGATGTGGGTGGCCTTCGCCGCGCCGTTGTAGTCCGCGGCCAGGGCAGCGGCCCCGATGAGCACATCGCCCACGCCGGTCTTGCAGCCGCCGTAGGACTGGCGGTGGTAGCCCGCGAAGCGCTCCACCATCATCCCGGCGAACTCCCACTCCTTGCACATGAACACGCGCTCCCAGGGCACGAACACGTCCTCGAAGATCACGAGGGCTTCGTGGCCGCCGAATTCGGAATTGCCCAGGTCGATGTCGGCGCCTTCTTCCAGCTTGCGGGTATCGCAGGACTGGCGGCCATAGATCATGAACACGCCTTCAGCATCCGAGGGCACGGCGAAGGACACGGCGTAGTCCTTGTCCTCCTCCTTCATGGCCTGG
This sequence is a window from Geothrix sp. PMB-07. Protein-coding genes within it:
- a CDS encoding 4-hydroxybutyrate dehydrogenase, whose product is MQLFSLKTRLSRFDTFAAFAQEFKLSERDLVITHEFLHAPFMKALDLRCHFVMQEHYGAGEPSDVMMNSILGDVKGQVYDRVIAIGGGTVIDIAKLFVLDGLEDVVQAFERSIPIVKAKQLVIVPTTCGTGSEVTNLSIAEITSKHTKMGLADDAILADEAVIIPELLKGLPFKFYVYSAIDAFIHAVESYVSPKSNPYTKLYCKAAIELILDVFGRIIEQGPEYRYERLEDMLIASNFAGIAFGNTGVGAVHALSYPLGGTYHVPHGEANYQFFTAVFKRYQEKQPVGRIQELNTLLAAILKVDASRVYEQLDEVFGKLLSKNKLSSYGMKPAEIESFADTVMQKQTRLLANNYVALSRDEIRDIYQSLF
- a CDS encoding acetyl-CoA hydrolase/transferase family protein, with translation MDWQSIYQSKLTSAEEAVRAIQSGQRVVVGHAAGAPQQLLKAMVAQKERYQGVEMVHMLCLGDGGYLGEGMEEHFRFNGIFVGANNRKAVEEGRGDYTPCFFHEFPKLFQKQLPVDVALIQVSRPDENGFCSFGVSCDYTKPAAELAKVVIAEANDRMPYIGGDNLIHVSKLTHIVETSVPILELPLPKIGETEKKLGEYVASLVEDGSTLQLGIGAIPDAVLMFLKDKKDLGIHSEMFSDGLIDLVELGVVNGRQKSLHQGELVATFLMGSQRLYDFVNNNPLVKMYPVNHVNHPCVVMQNHKMVSINSCIEVDLMGQVASESIGLKQFSGVGGQVDFVRGVSMAEGGKSIIATPATAAGGKVSRIVPFLAHGAAVSTSRNDVDYIVTEYGIAPLKGLTLRQRALNLIAIAHPDFRESLMEEFHRRFAPAAAPAGV
- a CDS encoding 4-hydroxyphenylacetate 3-hydroxylase family protein — protein: MNKDQYIASLRKLNLKVYLFGKLVENPVDHPMIRPSLNSVAMTYELAEQEEYKDLMTATSNLTGKKVNRFCHLHQNTEDLVKKVKMQRLLGQKTASCFQRCVGMDAFNAIYSTTFEMDAKCGTEYHKRFTEYMKFVQENDLVVDGAMTDPKGDRSLSPSKQEDPDMYLHIVEERKDGIVVRGAKAHQTGAVNSHEHLIMPTQAMKEEDKDYAVSFAVPSDAEGVFMIYGRQSCDTRKLEEGADIDLGNSEFGGHEALVIFEDVFVPWERVFMCKEWEFAGMMVERFAGYHRQSYGGCKTGVGDVLIGAAALAADYNGAAKATHIKDKLIEMTHLNETLYACGIACSAEGCKTAAGNYQIDNLLANVCKQNVTRFPYEIARLAEDIAGGLMVTMPSEADCRDAKLGPYVKKYLKGVASVSTENRLRVLRLIENITLGTAAVGYRTESMHGAGSPQAQRIMIARQSNLELKKALAKKIAKLKEQK